The Gemmatimonadales bacterium nucleotide sequence GCGGGCATTCGTGGTGGCGCGGATCAATCCGATCCGGTTCAAGCGCGGCGCGAAGGTGGAGTTCGACGAGACCATCGACAAGATGACGGCCGCGGCGCGGCGGTTCGACGCGGGGAGGGTCAAGGCCGACCAGGTGGCGCGCGCCGCCGGCCCGCCGGAGGAGCCGGCCTCCTAGCCCGCGGACGAGTCATGGATGACGGTCTCCAGTTCGTCCGGGGTGCGTCGCCGGCATTCCCGTTTGAGGTCCTCGATGTCGGTGGCCAGAAACTCGCCGAAAAAGCCCTCGGTCGTGATCTCCAGGGCTGGCAGGTCCTTCTTGGCGGCGGTATTGGAGTAGAGCGCCACGATGGCGCGCTGGTCGAACTGATAGAACGAGTACGTGGGATAGCGGCCGAACAGCCAGATCTCGGTCGGCTTCCGGAAGTCCCGCGCCAGGCGGCCGAAGTAGCGGTAGGCGTCCACCACCAGCGTGGGGATCAGCGGCCCGTCATCGAAGTGCTTCTCCAGCGAGAACATCAGTTCGTGGTTCTCGAGGTCCGGGAGGAACACCTCCAGGGTGGTGCCCTCCCGGGCGAGAAAGGCCTTGATCGCCGCGTCGTGGTTCTCCCGCCAGCGGCGTGAATGGATGAAGTAGACCACCATCCGGGCGGACGCCGGGATGAGCTCCTCGAACCGGGGAACGAACCCGGTGAACGCCGCGACGCGAAGGATGCCGGACAACGGGGGAGGGGCGGAGGTCATCGAGCGAAGATGCCATCGGCAGGACGGCGGGGCAAGAAACCAGTGGGTTTCGGCACGCCTGTTACAGCCGAGGGGTATGGTGAGTCTTGCAGGAGAGACCGCGGCTCTGCTCCACCGACCGGGAGGCGTTATGCGACAAGGCTTTGTCTGGCTGTGGGGAGCGGCATTGCTGGTTGCTCAGGGCTGCGGCGATGGCTCGACCGGACCCACGGGCGACAGTGAAGGGAAGCGCCTGGCCAGCCAGTTCGAGCACCTCGCCGACTCGGTCGACGACGCGGGCTACTCCCCGACCGCCGATGCGCTCCGGCACGCGGCCGAGATCGTCCGGCTGACCGGCCACGCCACGCCGGTCACCCTGACCATCGACGGCGCCAGCCGGAGCTTCCTCGCGGTCACCGAGCAGCTCGACTTCCCCAACCTGCAATGCACCTGGCCGGGAGATAGCGGCATCGCGCCTCCTCCGGTCGACACCGTCGTGGTCGAGCCGCCCGAGGGTGGCGGCGGCGGCAGCCCGTCCGACACCATGCTGACGTCGGAGGACAGCGTGGTGACTCCCCCCGTTCCCGGTGGCCCTGGCGAGTGCACCCAGGTCGGCACCTATTCGATGCGGACGCTCATCGCCTGGGAACCCGAGCACATGGCCGAGGTGGTCCGCATCGTCGCCGACGTCGGCAGCAACGAGGTCGAGACCAAGGTTCCCGATGTGATGACTGGCCTCCCCACCAATCCCGCCGCGAACGACGCGGCAGCCGCCGACTCCACGACGACCCCCCCCGATACGGCTGGTGGTGGTGGCGGGAGCGGCGGCTACCCGGGTTTCATGGGGGAGTACCTGGTTCGCGAGCTGGGGAGCTGGTACGCGGTCGAGGGCAGCCAGACCAACGCGCTGGAGAATTCGGGTGGCGCCTGCACGGCAGATCGCGCGAGCTTCGATTGGGCAGAGTTCAGCTGCGAGGCGGCCCGGTTCCGCTTCGAGTTCACCATGCGGGCGGAGCCGCTGCGCTATCCGGATCAGCCCATAGCCGAAGGCGAGCCATCGCCGGGGCAAGTCGAGGGAAGCCACACGCTCGCGCTGGCGGCGGCCAGCGTGGACGGCGTGCGACTCTCGGTGGTGGCGTGGACGCCGCCGCCACCGGTGCCCGGGCCTCTCCCACCGGATTCCGTGGTCGCGGCGCGCTGATCAGCGAGTCCGTCCCACCAAACCGAGCGGCACGCTCCGGATCCCTGGCCAGACGCGCGCGGCTCCCATCGAGTCGCGCACCAGCAACTGCCCCGAGATGCCGCCGTCCAGCAGCACGGCCTGGCGGCAGCCGAGCGCACCCATGACGGCCGCCATTTCCGGCGTCGTCAGCCCGAAGGGAATTCTCCCCAGCATCCCTCCCAGCGCATCGAAACGGGTGAGTGCGATGACAACGCGCCCATCGGGGAGGGTGCCGAGTGCCAGCCGGCTGTCGCGATGCCTGAGGTCGACACCTCGGCCATCCTGCAGGAGCGGCAGCGGTATGGTCCCGGCATCCAGCAGCATCGGATAGCTCTGGAACGCCTCGCGCGCGGTACCCCGCAGCCGCTCCGCGCTGACGCTGTCGGGCGAGACGATCCGCACCCGGCCGTCCGGTTGCACCACGACCGCGCCGGCCAGGGGTGCGTACTGTGGTGGCAGCACCTCGCGCCCGCCGGTCACCACCCATCCCCAGGGCAGCGACGCGCGGAACTGACCCGCAGTCAGCGCGAAGGCGGCGTCGCTGCCTGCATCGCCGATGGTCCAGTCGCGGTCCCGGGTGAACGCGGGATCGAGCGCGAGCTCGACCAGCCCCGGGTCCACCCGTACCAGCACCAGGCGAGTCCGCCACGCTTCGCTCGCGCCGCGGAGCTGCAGCTCGCCCCATTCCACGCCGCCCTCGCCTGCCGACCACGAAACGAGGTGCGCCAACGGCCGTTCGCCCTCCCAGCGGGTGGGCGCGGCGTCACGACGCCACCAGGTCACCCATCCATTACGCCCAAGTACCGCGAGCGCATCGGCTGAGCGGGGCGCCTCGGCCCGGAAGGCGGACACGGCGATCTCGCTCGCAGCGAGGGCGGCAGCGGCGCCGAGCGCGACGGCGGTCCGACGAGAGATTGTCAGACTCACTTCTGACCCATGCTGCAGCCCGCCATCATGATCCGGTTCACCGAATCCGCGATCGCCATCATGAGCGCGTCGTTGCCGGCCTTCCGCGCGGCCTCACCCCGTTTTCCCAAGGCCTGGATTTCGGCTTCGTGCTTCTGGGCGTTCTGTACCATGCAGTCGTTCATCGCCGTCATGCCTGTGGGCACCGCCGGAGCCGGTGGTGCGGTGTCCGCGGCGGCCGCGGGAGCTGGCGCCGCCGCCGGTGCCGCCTTCCCCACCCGACCCTCGTGCGGATCACGGATCCCCATCAACGACTTGAGCTCGGGTCCCTTGGCGGTGACGGCGGCCTTCTCGGAAGGCGATGCATCTGGCGGGGGCGGGTCTCCGGCCAGGATCGCGATGATCCGATCATTGGTCTGCCCGTACTCGGTGGCCGTGAGGCCGGCGGTCTTGAGGATCTCCGCCTCGGCAGACCTGTCGACCTCGCGCTGCATGTCGTAATAGTTGTCCGGCCGCGCGGGCTGGTGCACGGTGCAGCTCGGGTCGATCATCGCCAGCATGGAGTCCTGATATATCGCCACCCTTAGCGTGTCCTGCTTCGTCTGCGCCGCGATCATCTTGTCCATCAGGGCGGTGTACTTCGCCGACGTCTTTTCGTTGGACGCCATCCGCTGAACGCCGGCCTGTGTCCCCGCCTCGCATTTGGCCTTTGCGGTCTCATAGGCGGCTTGGGCCCGAGTGTACCGGCCATAGGGTGTGTCTTCCTTGGTCGCCGCCAGACGCCTGGCCTGCCCCGCCTTGAGTCCAGCCACCAGGCGATCCACAGCCTCCGCGGTGAGAACCACGGTGCTGCCGTCGCTTCCGGTTGGCGCGCTGGGCGCCTCTGCCCCGGCGTCGCCAGCGGCCTTTTCAACCGCGGTGGTCGCCGTCTTCTCTTTCAGCTTCTTCTTGAGCCCGCCGAACTGGGCCGATGCCGGGGTGGCGAGGCAGAGGGCAACGATCGCGAGCGCCACGAGGCGCCCGGCGGCGAAACATCGCCTGTTCGCATTTGGCATTTTTCCCCTCCAGGAAGGATGCAAGCAGCGGCCCACTCGCAACAACGCGGTACGGCGGACGCGAACAGGTTTTCGGCAAGGATGAGCTGGGATGTGTGCCAGCTTGAATCTGCAGCCTGGATCTGGTGTCGGCCAGGGGAGGGCGGGCCAGGCAGGGGACCCGAGGGGAATCACCGGCGGTGAGCATGCTATCTTGCCAGTGATTCACTTGATGGAGCAGACGACGGCACCTTCGCCATCAGCCTCGAGGAACGTCAGTATGCGAGAGAGATACCTGTGGTCGGCCGCCCTGGCCCTCACCCTGACCAGCGCCGCGGCATGCACCCGCGATCGCCGCGAGACCGCGTCCGGGGCCGGCGGCACCCCGACGGACACGACCACTGCTGCCGCCCCCGCCCCCGCCCCCGCCACCTTCAAGAAGTCAGGCGAGATCGGTGGCCTCAAACACCCGGAATCGGCGCGCTACGACCAGGATCTCGACGTCTGGTTCGTCTCCAACATCAACGGAAACCCGATCGCCAAAGACAACAACGGCTTCATCAGCCGCCTCACGGCCGACGGCAAGGTCGACTCGCTCAAGTTCATCGCGGGCGGAGTCAAGGGCGTGACGCTCAACGGACCCAAGGGGATGGTGACCGTGGGTGATACTCTCTGGGTGGCCGACATCGATGCCGTGCGCGCCTTCAATACCCGGACCGGGGCCCCGGTGGCCACGGTCAAGTTCCCCGGGGCGAAGTTCCTCAACGACATCGCTGTGGGACCGGACGGCATCTACATCACCGACAGCGGGTTCGGCCCGGGCTCCGGGGGACAGTTCACCCACCCGGGCCCCGACCGCATCTACCACATCGGCGCCGGGCACAAGGCCGGCGTGGCGCTCCAGACGGACAGCCTCGCCGCCCCCAATGGCATCACCTGGATCGCGAGCCGAAGCCGCTTCGTCATCGTTCCCAACGACGGCAAGGAGATCCAGGAGTGGGCGCCGGGCGAGAAGGCGCCCAAGTCGATCGGCTCCGGCCCGGGTGAGCAGGACGGTGTCGAGTCGCTCTCTGACGGACGACTCCTGGTGACGAGCTGGGCCGATTCGAGCCTGTTCGTGCTGGATGGCGGTCGTGCGGAGCCGGTGGCCAAAGTGGACGGTGGCCCCGCCGACATCGGGATCGATACCAAGCGGAACCGGGTCGCGGTCCCGCTGCTCATGCAGGACAAGGTGGAGTTCTGGGACATTCCGGCGAGCAGCGCCGGCCAGCACTGAGGACCTTATGAGTCACCTACGCACACGGGTCCGCGGCGCCGCTTCCTACCTGCTCGTGGCTGTGCTCGGCGCCGCTCTCGGCGCGGCGGGCGCGGCGGTGGTGAGGTCCCGGGCCGCCCTGGATCCCGTCACCACCCACGGCGAGTGGGTCCACATCAAGAACGGCGCGGACTCGATCCGCGCGTATGTTGCCTATCCCGAGCGGAAGACCAAGGCACCGGCCATCATCGTCATCCACGAGATCTTCGGCCTCACCGACTGGGAGCCCACCGTGGCCGACCGGCTGGCCAAGGACGGCTATGTCGCGGTCCTGCCCGACCTGCTCTCGTCCAAGTACGGCAAATCGCCCGCCGACGCCGACTCCGGCCGGAAGCTGGTGAGCGAGCTGGAGCCGGACCGGATCACGAGCGACCTCGACGCGGTGTACGGCTACGTGAACGGGCTGCCGGCGGTATTCAAGGACCGGGTCGGCACCATCGGCTTCTGCTGGGGTGGTGGGCAGAGCTTCCGCTACGCGACCCACAATCCCAACCTCCGCGCGGCCGTCGTCTGCTACGGTCCCGCGCCGGACACCGGGTCCATCCGCCGCATCAAGGCCCCTATCCTCGGGGTCTACGGCGAGAACGACGAGCGCATCACCGGCAGCCTGCCGGAGGTCGCGGGTCAGATGCAGTCGGCGGGGAAGACCTTTACCTATGACGTCTACCCCGGCACCGGACACGGGTTCCTCAAGCCCGGCCGGCAAGGCTCGGACGGGCCGCAGGTGGAGCGGGCATGGACCCGTATCCTCCAGTTCTACCGCGCGCGGCTGGGCAAGTGAGCCTCGCCCGCACCGCCGCTGTCTGCTTGCTGTTGCTCTGGAGCCGGCCCGGCCGGCTCCTCGCGCAAGTGGATACGACGGCCCAAACACCGCTCCAGTACGACATCACGCTGGTCCCCAGCGACACCAGCGCCCACTTGCTCGGCGAGGTGCAGACCGCCTGGCGGCTCCGCACCGTGAATCCGGTCGAGCTCAGGCTGGACTCGACATTCCGGGTGATCCGCGTGCTGGTCGACGGCAAGCCCAACACCCGGCTCTCCCGCACCATGTACGCGCGCCAGGGCGGGGAAGTGGTGGTCCCGCACGAGAAGGCGCCGGGCGACACACTGAGCACCCGGGTCCGGTATCACGGCATCCCGCGAGGCGGATTCCGCGTCGGACCAAACCAGTATGGCGAGCGCACGCTGGCCGCTACGACCTCGAATGGAGCGGCTCGCCTATGGCTGCCGGTGCCCGGCGGCCCGCCAGCCAGAGTGGCGGTCTCCCTCAATGTCCAGGCCTCGGACAGCGAACGGGTCGCGGGCCCGGGCACGCTGGAGAGGATCGACACGCTCTCCTACGGGAGGAGCACCTGGCACTTCAGACTCGATGAGCCGGTGCCGCTCACCGGTATCGCGCTGGCGGCGGGTCGCTACGTGGTGACGTCGCTCGCCCGCGATGGTTGCCCCGGGAGATGTGTGCCGGTCACCGCATGGTCCTATCGGCAGGATGAGGAGTTTGCGGTGAAGGGGCCGTTCCGCCGGTCCGGCCAGATGGTGGACTACTTCGCGGGACTGGTGGGGACGTTTCCGTATCCCGGGCTGGCGCACGTGGAGTCCACGCTGCCCGGCGTGACGGCGGGCGCTTCGGTGGCGCTCTACGACGAGGCCGCCTATCGCCGCCGCGCGCTGGACGAAACCACCGTGGCCCGCGCCACCGCGGGGCAGTGGTTCGGCAACGCGGTGGCGCCGGGAGATTCGGCGGCCCAGGTGCTCTCGGACGGTCTGGCGGAATATCTGGCCGCTCTCTGGCTGGGCCACGCCGATGGCGACTCGGCGTTCCGCGCGCGGATGCGGACCCTCGCGGACAGCGCTCGGCGCGCGGGACCGGACGGGGCTTCGGCTGGGTCCTCCAGCCGTGTCGAGGCTGCCCGAGGCGCTTGGATCGTGCACCAGCTCAGGGGATTGGTCGGCGATTCGGCGTTCTTCGGCGGGCTCGCGCAATACTACCGTGCTTATCGGGACAGCACGGTGGGCGCGTCGGAGCTCGAGCGGATCATGTCGGCCGCGGCGGGGAAGGACCTCGGCTGGTACTTCCAGCAGGCGCTCACCCGGCCGGGGTACCCGATCGTGGAGGTGCGCTGGCGGCAGCAAGGGCGCACACTGGCGCTCGAGCTGAGACAGACTCAACCGCGGGCGTGGGGAGCGTTTCGGGTTCCCGGGTTGGGAGTGAGGGTGGATGGGAGGGTGGTGACCGTGGACCTGACCGGGCCGGTGACGCGGACCGAGCTGAAGGACGTACGTGGGAAGGTGAAGCGGGTGGAGGTGGACGAGGTGGGATGGTGGCTGGTGGAGGAAAAGGTCGGGAGATGAGCCGGCGGGGATGACAGGGGCGCAGTCGGGATGATATTCGTCAGGATACTGAGCGGCATCACGCTCGGCGCGCTGCTCGCCTGCGAGGGGACGCTGCCGCCGCTTCGGGGGCAGCTGGAAGTCGGACGCGATGCGTATGCGGTGTTCGTGGCGGGGAAGGGAATCGCCGGCGGCGATCTCTACGCGGTCCGGACCGAGGGTGGGAGCGCGATACCGCTCACCTTCACCACCGTAGGCGAGATGCGCCCCGCGCTCTCGCCCGACGGTGGCGCGGTGGCGTTCGTCCGGGGCCAGTCGCTGCGCGATTCGACGCCCGGAACCGTCTGGGTGATGAACCTGCTGACCGGTGCGGACCGCGAGCTCGCGCTGCCCAAGGGGGCGGGTCTGCCTACTCGGGTGGGCTGGTCACACGACGGACGGTCGATCGTGGTGGCTGCCGCCGCGGGGCTCTACCGGTTCGACGCGCCGCCGGCCGCCCCCGATCCGCGTCTCATCCCGCCGGCGGAGCGCGCCGCCGCCGAATCGAGCCTCGCCGTCCTCCTGGGGGAGCCGGTCTTCACCCGCGTGGTGCCCTGCCAGGAGCCGGGCGCGCTCTGCGTGGCGGGCGACACCGGCGCGCCCGGACTCCTCGCCCGGGGCGCGCGCGACGCGACCCGCTGGGGCCCCGACTCAGTGGCGTTCGTGACCGGCGGCGAGATCGAGATCCGCCCGCTCGGCCCCGGTCGAGCCCGGAGACTTCAGGTGAGCGGCGCGCCCGGACCGCTGCGGCAGATCACTGCCTTCACCGGGCGGCCGGCGCCGTAGCGTCCCGGGCGGTGATCGCGTCCCACGCGGCGTCGAGCGTCATTGCCACGGAGGGGCTGTCGGGCGACCAGAGCCCCGAGCTCACCCGCTCGGCCGCGAACGCCACCAAGGCGAGCCACACATCGGTCCACAGCTCGGCCGGCCCGGGCCGCACCAGTCCCTCGGACTTTCCCCCCGCTACCACCTGCCGCAGGACGTCCTGAAACTGACGCTCCGCCTCCCGGCTGCCCTGGTCCAGGTGCTGCTCGTCCCGGCGTCGGAGCAGCATCCGGGTGAGGGCCGGGTCGTGCGCGGCGGCGTCCAGCAGCCGGCGGGCGATCTGCTGTAGCCGTTCGGGCGCCGCCGGCCGCCCGCCCTCGTCCTCCCGCACCAGGGAGATGCCCCAATGCTGGGCGTTCCGGAACACCTCGTTGAGCAGGTGCTCCTTGCCGCTGAAATGTCGGTAGATGGTGCCTTCGGCGACGCCGGCGCGGGCCGCGATGGCAGGAGTGGTGGTGGCCCGGAAGCCGACCGTGGTGTAGAGCTCGAGCGCCGCGCGCAGCAGTCGCTGGCGGGTCGCTTCGCCGTCGCGGCGAGCAGTCGTTGGAGGAGTCATGACTCGAATACAAGAAGAGGGACCGCCGCAACATCTTGCGGATGCACGGCTTGAAGCAACCCGGCCGACCCGGCTATGTTCCGGGGCTTTTTACCGGTCACTTTGCCTCGGGGTCGTCGATGAAAATGCTGGTCCTGGGTGCTGGGCTTCAGGGGTGCGCATGCGCGTACGATCTCCTGCAGAATCCCGCGGTGAGCCAGGTCACCCTGGCCGACCTGCGTCTCGAAAACCTGCCCGGCTTCCTGGCGGGCGATTGGGGCGGCCGGCTCCGCACCGTTCGTCTCGACGTGACCGATCCGGTAGCCGTAAGCGAGACCCTTCGCGGTCAGGTCGCCGTGATGAGCGCCATCCCATATTACTATAACGCTTCAATGGCCAAAGCAGCGGTGGAGGCCGGGTGTCACTTCTCCGATCTTGGCGGCAACACCGAGATCGTATTCGAGCAACGGAAGCTGCACCCCGAGGCGTTGGCCAAGGGGATCTCGGTGATTCCCGACTGCGGCCTCGCCCCCGGCATGGTGAACATCCTGGCGGCCGAAGGCATCCGGCGGCTGGAGCGGGCGGAGCAGGTCAAGGTCTACGTGGGCGGCCTGCCGCAGGAGCCGGAGCCGCCGCTCAACTATCAGATCGTCTATTCGCTGGAGGGCGCGCTCGACTACTACACCACTCCCTCCTGGGTGCTCCGGGCCGGGAAGCCGATCCAGGTCGATGCCCTGAGCGAGCTCGAGGTGGTCGAGTTCCCCACTCCCGTCGGTACGCTGGAGGCGTTCCACACTGGCGGGGGCATCAGCACGCTTCCCTTCGCCTACCAGGGGAAGATCGACGTCATGGAGTACAAGACGCTGCGCTACCCCGGCCACGTCGCCATCATGCGCCCCATCCGCGAGCTTGGCCTGCTGGACAGCACGCCGCTCGAGGTGAAGGGCAAGACGGTGGTGCCGCGGGACGTCTTCATCGCGTCGGTGCAGCCCAAGCTGCACAAGCCACGGGGGCGCGACCTGGTGGCCCTTCAGGTCCAGGTGACCGGCCAGAAGGAGGGGCGGGCCCGCCGGGTCAGCTTCCGGCTGATCGACTACTACGACGCGGAGCACGGCATCAGTGCGATGATGCGGACCACCGGGTATTCCCTCTCGATCACGGGACAGATGCAGGCCGACGGAAGGATCGCCCTCAAGGGGGTCCACACTCCCGACGAGTCGGTGCCGTTCGCCGAGTACGTGGCGGAGCTGGCCCGGCGCGGCATCGAGATCCAGGAACTTTGATCCCGTCGAGTGGGTTCCGCGCGGTATGATCGACTTCACGACTCTGTGGGACAACGGGTACACCTTCGAAGGCTTCCTCGCGGTGAGCACCAAGCACCGGGGGCTCTGGGAAGGGATATACCGTGTCGCCCACATTCCCGACTGGGCCCCGGCGGCGGTTCCCGCCGGCGTTCACCGCAAGCTGCTGGTCATCGCCGAAGACTGGTGCGGCGACGCCTCGAACACCGTTCCGATTCTTGCCAAGCTGGTCGACATCACCCCGGGGCTGGAGCTGCGGATCGTCCGCCGGGATGAGCACCCCGACCTGATGGACCAGTACCTCACCAATGGCGCGCGCTCGATTCCCATCGTGATCGCGCTGGACGCCGAGTTGCGGGAGATCGGCCACTGGGGCCCGCGGCCCGCGGTGCTGCAGTCGTGGGTGATGGCCAACCGTCTCACCACGCCCAAAACCGAGCTCTACCCGCTGGTGCGGAAATGGTATGCCCGCGACCACGGCGAGGCCACCCTACGCGAAGTGCTGGAGACGGCGGGATTGCCGGTGTCGAAAGTGGCCTGATCAGAAGGCCCAGCCGTTCCCTACCGAGAAGTTGAACCCGTCGGGTCCGCCCGCAAAGTTGAAGGTAAAGATGGTCGATCGGAGGATCCGGAGCGCGAAGCCTCCTCCGCCGCCGACCTTCATGTGCTCGGTCGTGAGACTGAACGACTCCTGCTCGAACACCCGTCCCGCATCCACGAACCCCAGCAGCGTCACGGCGCCCAGGTCGCCGAACGGCAGGAGGTCGTGTCGGACCTCGAGATTCGCGAACAAGGTGCCCTTGCCGCTCAGCCGTCCGGTGTCGAGCGACCGGTGGGAGTACTCCCCGCCCAGCACCGGGATCGGGTTCTCCCAGCCGGGGAGGGTGAAACGCGCGTTGAGGGTGGGATGGCCCCCCATGCCCGACCCCGCCAGCCGGAGTGCGACCACGGTTCCCTCCCGGACCTGGAGATAGCCGCGCAGGATGGCGTATTGGCGGGTGTAACCGTCGTTCCCGGTGCCAGCCTGCGTGCCCGCTTCGAGCAGCAGTCCCTGGTGGGTGTTGTACTCGTTGTCACGGGTGTCGTAGATCAGGGCGAGGCGGCTGGCCAGGTCATTCTGCTCCAGCTCCTGCGAGGGGACCTCCAGGGCAAAGGCGGATGGCCCGGGCAGCGAGGTGAACCGCACCTGCTCGGCGTTGGCCTGGAGCGCTACCTGGAGCGGTCCGCGAATCCGGCGGGTCACCTCCACGACGCCGCGGTACCGGGTGCGGCGCATCCGGTAGAAGAACGGCTGGGCATCGTTCACCGCGGCCTTGTCGTAGACGGTTTCGTTGCCCAGGCCGAAGAAGCCGTAGCGGACCAGCCGGTCGGCGCCGGCCAGGGCGAACAGCCGCCACCCATCCCACAGCAAAGGCGCCCGGAACTGGGCCGTCACGCCGCGACTCCCTCGGGTCGTGATCCCGGCGTCGAAACTCAAGGCTGCCGTCGTCGTCACCCGGGCCTCGTAGTCGGCCGGCTGCCAGTAGCGAACCCGACCCACCAGCGCCGGCCCGTCGTTGGCGGCGCCGGTGAGATAGGGGAAGTAACTCGTCCGCCAGGGGGCGCCGGGCTCTTTTTCGCCGGCCGCCGGCGCGGCAGTGTCAGGCTTGGCGGGAACCGCGGTGGCAGTATCTGCCGTGATAGTATCCGCGGTAGCACTGTCCACTGCGGTGGTGTCCGCCGTGGTGGTGTCCGCTGTGGTGCTGTCGGTGACCTGCGCTGCGGCCCCAGGTGCCGAGACCAGCAACAGGAGCAGGAAGCGAAGGGCCCGCATCAGGTGAGCTTCTCCACGGGGGAAGCGCGAGAAGTGCGGCGGGACGGGCGATCCTGCATCT carries:
- a CDS encoding TetR/AcrR family transcriptional regulator — protein: MTPPTTARRDGEATRQRLLRAALELYTTVGFRATTTPAIAARAGVAEGTIYRHFSGKEHLLNEVFRNAQHWGISLVREDEGGRPAAPERLQQIARRLLDAAAHDPALTRMLLRRRDEQHLDQGSREAERQFQDVLRQVVAGGKSEGLVRPGPAELWTDVWLALVAFAAERVSSGLWSPDSPSVAMTLDAAWDAITARDATAPAAR
- a CDS encoding dienelactone hydrolase family protein; amino-acid sequence: MSHLRTRVRGAASYLLVAVLGAALGAAGAAVVRSRAALDPVTTHGEWVHIKNGADSIRAYVAYPERKTKAPAIIVIHEIFGLTDWEPTVADRLAKDGYVAVLPDLLSSKYGKSPADADSGRKLVSELEPDRITSDLDAVYGYVNGLPAVFKDRVGTIGFCWGGGQSFRYATHNPNLRAAVVCYGPAPDTGSIRRIKAPILGVYGENDERITGSLPEVAGQMQSAGKTFTYDVYPGTGHGFLKPGRQGSDGPQVERAWTRILQFYRARLGK
- a CDS encoding BamA/TamA family outer membrane protein translates to MRALRFLLLLLVSAPGAAAQVTDSTTADTTTADTTAVDSATADTITADTATAVPAKPDTAAPAAGEKEPGAPWRTSYFPYLTGAANDGPALVGRVRYWQPADYEARVTTTAALSFDAGITTRGSRGVTAQFRAPLLWDGWRLFALAGADRLVRYGFFGLGNETVYDKAAVNDAQPFFYRMRRTRYRGVVEVTRRIRGPLQVALQANAEQVRFTSLPGPSAFALEVPSQELEQNDLASRLALIYDTRDNEYNTHQGLLLEAGTQAGTGNDGYTRQYAILRGYLQVREGTVVALRLAGSGMGGHPTLNARFTLPGWENPIPVLGGEYSHRSLDTGRLSGKGTLFANLEVRHDLLPFGDLGAVTLLGFVDAGRVFEQESFSLTTEHMKVGGGGGFALRILRSTIFTFNFAGGPDGFNFSVGNGWAF
- a CDS encoding saccharopine dehydrogenase C-terminal domain-containing protein; its protein translation is MKMLVLGAGLQGCACAYDLLQNPAVSQVTLADLRLENLPGFLAGDWGGRLRTVRLDVTDPVAVSETLRGQVAVMSAIPYYYNASMAKAAVEAGCHFSDLGGNTEIVFEQRKLHPEALAKGISVIPDCGLAPGMVNILAAEGIRRLERAEQVKVYVGGLPQEPEPPLNYQIVYSLEGALDYYTTPSWVLRAGKPIQVDALSELEVVEFPTPVGTLEAFHTGGGISTLPFAYQGKIDVMEYKTLRYPGHVAIMRPIRELGLLDSTPLEVKGKTVVPRDVFIASVQPKLHKPRGRDLVALQVQVTGQKEGRARRVSFRLIDYYDAEHGISAMMRTTGYSLSITGQMQADGRIALKGVHTPDESVPFAEYVAELARRGIEIQEL
- a CDS encoding phosphodiester glycosidase family protein, encoding MSLTISRRTAVALGAAAALAASEIAVSAFRAEAPRSADALAVLGRNGWVTWWRRDAAPTRWEGERPLAHLVSWSAGEGGVEWGELQLRGASEAWRTRLVLVRVDPGLVELALDPAFTRDRDWTIGDAGSDAAFALTAGQFRASLPWGWVVTGGREVLPPQYAPLAGAVVVQPDGRVRIVSPDSVSAERLRGTAREAFQSYPMLLDAGTIPLPLLQDGRGVDLRHRDSRLALGTLPDGRVVIALTRFDALGGMLGRIPFGLTTPEMAAVMGALGCRQAVLLDGGISGQLLVRDSMGAARVWPGIRSVPLGLVGRTR
- a CDS encoding thioredoxin family protein is translated as MIDFTTLWDNGYTFEGFLAVSTKHRGLWEGIYRVAHIPDWAPAAVPAGVHRKLLVIAEDWCGDASNTVPILAKLVDITPGLELRIVRRDEHPDLMDQYLTNGARSIPIVIALDAELREIGHWGPRPAVLQSWVMANRLTTPKTELYPLVRKWYARDHGEATLREVLETAGLPVSKVA